From Mustelus asterias unplaced genomic scaffold, sMusAst1.hap1.1 HAP1_SCAFFOLD_250, whole genome shotgun sequence, the proteins below share one genomic window:
- the LOC144485931 gene encoding uncharacterized protein LOC144485931: MEKPWKCADCGKRYSAPSQLDAHRRSHTGERPFICSQCGKGFTLSSSLQTHQRVHTGERPFACSQCGNKFTQLSSLQTHQRVHTGERPFTCSQCGKGFSQLSSLRTHQRVHTGMRPFTCSQCGKGFTRLSNMWRHQRVHTGERPFTCSQCGKGFSQFSSLQTHQRVHTGERPFTCSQCEKGFRASSSLRTHQRVHTGERLFTCSLCGKEFTRSSNLWRHQRVHTGERPFTCSQCGEGFRASSSLRTHQRVHTGERPFTCSQRGKGFTRSSSLRTHQRVHTGERPFTCSQCGKAFITSSSLRTHQRVHTGERPFTCSQCGKGFTQSSHLRRHQQVHTGEWPFTYSVWEAVQ, translated from the coding sequence atggagaaaccatggaaatgtgcggattgtgggaagagatacagcgccccatctcagctggacgctcatcggcgcagtcacactggggagaggccgttcatctgctctcagtgtgggaagggattcactctgtcatccagcctgcagacacaccagcgagttcacactggagagaggccattcgcctgctctcagtgtgggaacaaattcactcagttatccagcctgcagacacaccagcgagttcacactggggagaggccgttcacctgctctcagtgtgggaaaggattcagtcagttgtccagcctgcggacacaccagcgagttcacactgggatgaggccattcacctgctctcagtgtgggaagggtttcactcgGTTATCGAACatgtggagacaccagcgagttcacactggggagaggccattcacctgctctcagtgtgggaagggattcagtcagttttccagcctgcagacacaccagcgggttcatactggggagaggccgttcacctgctctcagtgtgagaagggattcagagcttcatccagcctgcggacacaccagcgagttcacactggggagaggctgttcacctgctctctgtgtgggaaggaattcactcggtcCTCCAACctgtggagacaccagcgagttcacaccggggagaggcccttcacctgctctcagtgtggggagggattcagagcttcatccagcctgcggacacaccagcgagttcacactggggagagaccgttcacctgctctcagcgtggaaagggattcactcggtcatccagcctgcggacacaccagcgagttcacactggggagagaccgttcacctgctctcagtgtgggaaggcattcataacttcatccagcctgcggacacaccagcgagttcacactggggagagaccattcacctgctctcagtgtgggaagggattcactcagtcatcccacctgcggaggcaccagcaagttcacactggggagtggcctTTCACCTACTCTGTGTGGGAAgcggttcagtga
- the LOC144485943 gene encoding uncharacterized protein LOC144485943, with translation MTGQCEAFKSVISRVQEKYIPAQMKGENAHRRSHTGERPFTCSHCGVGFTRLSQLQTHQRVHTGERPFTCSQCGEGFSQLSSLQTHQRVHTGERPFTCSQCGEGFSQLSSLQAHQRVHTGERPFTCSQCEKGFSQLSNLQTHQRVHTGERPFICSQCEKGFSQLSNLQTHQRVHTGEKPFICSQCEKGFTHLSSLQTHQRVHTGERPFTCSQCGKGFTDLSTLRRHQRVHTGERPFICSQCGKGFSQLSNLQAHQRVHTGERPFICPQCGEGFTRSSNLQTHQRVHTGEKPFTCSQCGKGFTRLSNLGTHQRVHTGERPFTCSQCGKGFKVSSHLLRHQKVHE, from the exons atgactggccaATGCGAagcttttaaaagtgtgatatcaagagtccaggagAAGTATATTCCTGCTCAGATGAAGGGAGAGAATG ctcatcggcgcagccacactggggagaggccatttacctgctctcactgtggggtgggattcactcggttgtcccagctgcagacacaccagcgagttcacactggggagagaccgttcacctgctctcagtgtggggagggattcagtcagttatccagcctgcagacccaccagcgagttcacactggggagaggcccttcacctgctctcagtgtggggagggattcagtcagttatccagcctgcaggcacaccagcgagttcacactggggagagaccgttcacctgctctcagtgtgagaaggggttcagtcagttatctaacctgcagacgcaccagcgtgttcacactggggagagaccgttcatttgctctcagtgtgagaaggggttcagtcagctatctaacctgcagacacaccagcgagttcacactggggagaaaccgttcatctgctctcagtgtgagaagggattcactcatttatccagcctccagacgcaccagcgagttcacactggagagagaccattcacctgctctcagtgtgggaagggattcactgatttatccaccctgcggagacaccagcgagttcacactggggagagaccatttatctgctctcagtgtgggaaggggttcagccagttatccaacctgcaggcacaccagcgagttcacactggagagaggccattcatctgccctcagtgtggggaaggattcactcggtcatccaacctgcagacacaccagcgagttcacactggggagaaaccattcacctgctctcagtgtgggaagggattcactcggttatccaacctggggacacaccagcgagttcacactggggagaggccgttcacctgctctcagtgtgggaagggattcaaagtttcatcccacctgctgagacaccaaaaagttcatgagtga